The following coding sequences lie in one Heliangelus exortis chromosome 8, bHelExo1.hap1, whole genome shotgun sequence genomic window:
- the DPH2 gene encoding 2-(3-amino-3-carboxypropyl)histidine synthase subunit 2 isoform X1 — MATAFSSDGEAALRRELDPAEAAAAAAAPRGDLDGFYEMGRAAAFVRDGGFRKVALQFPDHLLADAAMVAARMEAATGAEMYVLGDTTYGSCCVDEVAAEHAGAEAVLHYGPACLSPCRKLPVLHIFGRQPLDVGRCAEAFQDLYPDRQSRVVVLSDVVYAHAMGELEQELGLEYPNIIFSSVVCGDPPGPAPPGEVRQFGRQFLVEAPRGLQDCAMFYVGAEGLTLTSFMLTWNCCPFSSFDPTTGCSRRETLNVNRALMRRLYLVERARDAQVVGILVGTLGVAGYLAVLQHLRELLRRAGKRSYTLAVGKPNPAKLANFLEVDIFVLVACAQNSLLDSSDFYRPVVTPYELELACNPARTWTGNYFTDFRDLLPGACAHVELPPAIPTVEAVPDISLITGEMRVTHLCDLPDSQLPPSTALACRDQTRALAEISPAASFLESRSWRGLEQQLGQTPISKAVQGRRGIAIAYEDEGREQP; from the exons ATGGCAACGGCCTTCAGCAGCGACGGGGAGGCCGCGCTGCGGCGAGAGCTGGACccggcggaggcggcggcggcagcagcagcaccgcGGGGGGACCTCGACGGCTTCTACGAGATGGGTCGGGCCGCAGCCTTCGTGCGGGACGGTGGGTTCCGCAAG GTCGCCCTCCAGTTCCCCGACCATCTCCTGGCGGACGCGGCGATGGTGGCGGCCCGGATGGAGGCGGCGACTGGGGCCGAGATGTACGTCCTGGGCGACACCACGTATGGCAG CTGCTGTGTGGACGAGGTTGCTGCCGAACACGCGGGTGCCGAGGCAGTGCTGCACTACGGCCCGGCCTGcctcagcccctgcagaaaGCTCCCGGTGCTACACATCTTCGGGCGGCAGCCCCTGGACGTTGGGCGTTGTGCAGAAGCCTTCCAGGACCTCTATCCTGACCGGCAGAGCCGGGTGGTGGTGCTGAGCGATGTGGTCTATGCCCATGCAATGG gTGAGCTGGAACAGGAGTTGGGCCTTGAATACCCCAATATAATTTTCTCCAGTGTGGTGTGCGGGGAccctcctggccctgctcctcctggggagGTGCGGCAGTTTGGTCGCCAGTTCCTGGTGGAGGCACCGAGAGGGCTGCAGGACTGCGCCATGTTCTATGTGGGAGCTGAGGGCCTGACCCTCACCAGCTTCATGCTGACCTGGAACTGCTGCCCCTTTAGCTCCTTCGACCCCACCACCGGCTGCAGCCGCCGTGAGACCCTCAATGTCAACCGGGCCCTGATGCGACGTCTCTACCTGGTGGAGCGGGCCCGGGATGCCCAGGTGGTGGGCATCCTGGTGGGCACCCTCGGCGTGGCAGGGTACCTGGCCGTGCTGCAGCACCTCCGGGAGCTTCTACGCCGGGCTGGCAAGCGCAGCTACACGCTGGCCGTGGGGAAGCCAAACCCTGCCAAGCTGGCCAACTTCCTGGAGGTGGACATCTTTGTCCTGGTGGCCTGTGCTCAGAACTCCCTGCTGGACTCCAGTGATTTCTACCGGCCTGTTGTGACACCCTATGAGCTGGAGCTGGCCTGTAACCCAGCCCGCACGTGGACAGGGAACTATTTCACTGACTTCCGAGACCTGCTGCCAG GTGCCTGTGCACATGTTGAGCTCCCACCAGCCATCCCTACAGTGGAGGCAGTTCCTGACATCTCACTGATCACAGGGGAGATGCGTGTCACCCATCTCTGTGACCtcccagactcccagctccctcccagcaccGCCCTGGCTTGCAGGGACCAGACACGTGCCCTTGCTGAGATCAGCCCAGCTG cctccttCCTGGAGTCCCGCAGCTGGCGgggcctggagcagcagctgggacagaCACCCATCTCTAAGGCTGTGCAGGGCCGACGAGGGATTGCCATTGCCTATGAGGATGAGGGGCGTGAGCAGCCCTGA
- the DPH2 gene encoding 2-(3-amino-3-carboxypropyl)histidine synthase subunit 2 isoform X2, which translates to MATAFSSDGEAALRRELDPAEAAAAAAAPRGDLDGFYEMGRAAAFVRDGGFRKVALQFPDHLLADAAMVAARMEAATGAEMYVLGDTTYGSCCVDEVAAEHAGAEAVLHYGPACLSPCRKLPVLHIFGRQPLDVGRCAEAFQDLYPDRQSRVVVLSDVVYAHAMGELEQELGLEYPNIIFSSVVCGDPPGPAPPGEVRQFGRQFLVEAPRGLQDCAMFYVGAEGLTLTSFMLTWNCCPFSSFDPTTGCSRRETLNVNRALMRRLYLVERARDAQVVGILVGTLGVAGYLAVLQHLRELLRRAGKRSYTLAVGKPNPAKLANFLEVDIFVLVACAQNSLLDSSDFYRPVVTPYELELACNPARTWTGNYFTDFRDLLPASFLESRSWRGLEQQLGQTPISKAVQGRRGIAIAYEDEGREQP; encoded by the exons ATGGCAACGGCCTTCAGCAGCGACGGGGAGGCCGCGCTGCGGCGAGAGCTGGACccggcggaggcggcggcggcagcagcagcaccgcGGGGGGACCTCGACGGCTTCTACGAGATGGGTCGGGCCGCAGCCTTCGTGCGGGACGGTGGGTTCCGCAAG GTCGCCCTCCAGTTCCCCGACCATCTCCTGGCGGACGCGGCGATGGTGGCGGCCCGGATGGAGGCGGCGACTGGGGCCGAGATGTACGTCCTGGGCGACACCACGTATGGCAG CTGCTGTGTGGACGAGGTTGCTGCCGAACACGCGGGTGCCGAGGCAGTGCTGCACTACGGCCCGGCCTGcctcagcccctgcagaaaGCTCCCGGTGCTACACATCTTCGGGCGGCAGCCCCTGGACGTTGGGCGTTGTGCAGAAGCCTTCCAGGACCTCTATCCTGACCGGCAGAGCCGGGTGGTGGTGCTGAGCGATGTGGTCTATGCCCATGCAATGG gTGAGCTGGAACAGGAGTTGGGCCTTGAATACCCCAATATAATTTTCTCCAGTGTGGTGTGCGGGGAccctcctggccctgctcctcctggggagGTGCGGCAGTTTGGTCGCCAGTTCCTGGTGGAGGCACCGAGAGGGCTGCAGGACTGCGCCATGTTCTATGTGGGAGCTGAGGGCCTGACCCTCACCAGCTTCATGCTGACCTGGAACTGCTGCCCCTTTAGCTCCTTCGACCCCACCACCGGCTGCAGCCGCCGTGAGACCCTCAATGTCAACCGGGCCCTGATGCGACGTCTCTACCTGGTGGAGCGGGCCCGGGATGCCCAGGTGGTGGGCATCCTGGTGGGCACCCTCGGCGTGGCAGGGTACCTGGCCGTGCTGCAGCACCTCCGGGAGCTTCTACGCCGGGCTGGCAAGCGCAGCTACACGCTGGCCGTGGGGAAGCCAAACCCTGCCAAGCTGGCCAACTTCCTGGAGGTGGACATCTTTGTCCTGGTGGCCTGTGCTCAGAACTCCCTGCTGGACTCCAGTGATTTCTACCGGCCTGTTGTGACACCCTATGAGCTGGAGCTGGCCTGTAACCCAGCCCGCACGTGGACAGGGAACTATTTCACTGACTTCCGAGACCTGCTGCCAG cctccttCCTGGAGTCCCGCAGCTGGCGgggcctggagcagcagctgggacagaCACCCATCTCTAAGGCTGTGCAGGGCCGACGAGGGATTGCCATTGCCTATGAGGATGAGGGGCGTGAGCAGCCCTGA